One segment of Urocitellus parryii isolate mUroPar1 chromosome 5, mUroPar1.hap1, whole genome shotgun sequence DNA contains the following:
- the Upk3a gene encoding uroplakin-3a isoform X3 has product MPPLWVLLALGCVPFGSTVNLQPQLASVTLATNNPTLTTVALEKPLCIFDSSELLAGTYEVYLYVMVDSATPCSAIDTWPGRRSGGMIVITSILGSLPFFLLVGFAGAIALSFVDLGDSDGETTHDSQITQEAVPKSLGTSEPSYTSVNRGPPLDRAEVYSSKLQD; this is encoded by the exons ATGCCTCCGCTCTGGGTCCTGCTGGCCCTCGGCTGCGTGCCGTTTGGCTCCA CTGTGAACCTCCAGCCTCAACTGGCCAGTGTGACCTTGGCCACTAACAACCCCACACTCACCACGGTGGCCTTGGAAAAGCCTCTCTGCATTTTTGACAGCTCAGAGCTGCTTGCTGGCACCTATGAGGTCTATCTGTATGTCATGGTCGACTCAG CCACCCCCTGCTCGGCCATCGACACGTGGCCAGGCCGGCGGAGCGGGGGCATGATCGTCATCACGTCCATCCTGGGCTCCCTGCCCTTCTTCCTGCTCGTGGGCTTCGCTGGCGCCATCGCCCTCAGCTTTGT GGACCTGGGCGATTCTGATGGGGAAACCACGCACGACTCCCAGATCACACAGGAAGCTGTGCCCAAGTCCCTGGGGACCTCAGAGCCGTCCTACACGTCTGTGAACCGGGGGCCGCCCTTGGACAGGGCTGAGGTGTACTCCAGCAAGCTCCAGGACTGA
- the Upk3a gene encoding uroplakin-3a isoform X2 codes for MPPLWVLLALGCKRVGWTVNLQPQLASVTLATNNPTLTTVALEKPLCIFDSSELLAGTYEVYLYVMVDSANPRNASVQDSSKTPLSLTAQQTQGGRTGPYKAVAFDLTPCSDLPSLDAIGDVTQASEILRAYLVRVGSNGTCLWDPNFQGLCNPPLSAATEYRFKYVLVNVSTGLVQDQTLWSDPIRTNQPTPCSAIDTWPGRRSGGMIVITSILGSLPFFLLVGFAGAIALSFVDLGDSDGETTHDSQITQEAVPKSLGTSEPSYTSVNRGPPLDRAEVYSSKLQD; via the exons ATGCCTCCGCTCTGGGTCCTGCTGGCCCTCGGCTGC AAGAGGGTGGGATGGA CTGTGAACCTCCAGCCTCAACTGGCCAGTGTGACCTTGGCCACTAACAACCCCACACTCACCACGGTGGCCTTGGAAAAGCCTCTCTGCATTTTTGACAGCTCAGAGCTGCTTGCTGGCACCTATGAGGTCTATCTGTATGTCATGGTCGACTCAG CCAATCCCAGGAATGCCTCCGTGCAGGACAGCAGCAAGACCCCACTGAGCTTGACCGCCCAGCAAACCCAGGGTGGGAGGACAGGCCCCTACAAGGCAGTGGCCTTTGACCTCACCCCCTGCAGTGACCTGCCCAGCCTGGATGCCATTGGGGATGTCACCCAGGCCTCAGAGATCCTGAGGGCATATCTGGTCAGGGTGGGCAGCAACGGGACCTGCCTGTGGGACCCCAACTTCCAGGGCCTCTGCAACCCGCCCCTGTCTGCAGCCACGGAGTACAG GTTCAAGTACGTCCTCGTCAATGTGTCCACAGGCTTAGTACAGGATCAGACCCTGTGGTCAGACCCCATCCGCACCAACCAGC CCACCCCCTGCTCGGCCATCGACACGTGGCCAGGCCGGCGGAGCGGGGGCATGATCGTCATCACGTCCATCCTGGGCTCCCTGCCCTTCTTCCTGCTCGTGGGCTTCGCTGGCGCCATCGCCCTCAGCTTTGT GGACCTGGGCGATTCTGATGGGGAAACCACGCACGACTCCCAGATCACACAGGAAGCTGTGCCCAAGTCCCTGGGGACCTCAGAGCCGTCCTACACGTCTGTGAACCGGGGGCCGCCCTTGGACAGGGCTGAGGTGTACTCCAGCAAGCTCCAGGACTGA
- the Upk3a gene encoding uroplakin-3a isoform X1 has protein sequence MPPLWVLLALGCVPFGSTVNLQPQLASVTLATNNPTLTTVALEKPLCIFDSSELLAGTYEVYLYVMVDSANPRNASVQDSSKTPLSLTAQQTQGGRTGPYKAVAFDLTPCSDLPSLDAIGDVTQASEILRAYLVRVGSNGTCLWDPNFQGLCNPPLSAATEYRFKYVLVNVSTGLVQDQTLWSDPIRTNQPTPCSAIDTWPGRRSGGMIVITSILGSLPFFLLVGFAGAIALSFVDLGDSDGETTHDSQITQEAVPKSLGTSEPSYTSVNRGPPLDRAEVYSSKLQD, from the exons ATGCCTCCGCTCTGGGTCCTGCTGGCCCTCGGCTGCGTGCCGTTTGGCTCCA CTGTGAACCTCCAGCCTCAACTGGCCAGTGTGACCTTGGCCACTAACAACCCCACACTCACCACGGTGGCCTTGGAAAAGCCTCTCTGCATTTTTGACAGCTCAGAGCTGCTTGCTGGCACCTATGAGGTCTATCTGTATGTCATGGTCGACTCAG CCAATCCCAGGAATGCCTCCGTGCAGGACAGCAGCAAGACCCCACTGAGCTTGACCGCCCAGCAAACCCAGGGTGGGAGGACAGGCCCCTACAAGGCAGTGGCCTTTGACCTCACCCCCTGCAGTGACCTGCCCAGCCTGGATGCCATTGGGGATGTCACCCAGGCCTCAGAGATCCTGAGGGCATATCTGGTCAGGGTGGGCAGCAACGGGACCTGCCTGTGGGACCCCAACTTCCAGGGCCTCTGCAACCCGCCCCTGTCTGCAGCCACGGAGTACAG GTTCAAGTACGTCCTCGTCAATGTGTCCACAGGCTTAGTACAGGATCAGACCCTGTGGTCAGACCCCATCCGCACCAACCAGC CCACCCCCTGCTCGGCCATCGACACGTGGCCAGGCCGGCGGAGCGGGGGCATGATCGTCATCACGTCCATCCTGGGCTCCCTGCCCTTCTTCCTGCTCGTGGGCTTCGCTGGCGCCATCGCCCTCAGCTTTGT GGACCTGGGCGATTCTGATGGGGAAACCACGCACGACTCCCAGATCACACAGGAAGCTGTGCCCAAGTCCCTGGGGACCTCAGAGCCGTCCTACACGTCTGTGAACCGGGGGCCGCCCTTGGACAGGGCTGAGGTGTACTCCAGCAAGCTCCAGGACTGA